A genomic stretch from Mycobacterium paraterrae includes:
- a CDS encoding LamG domain-containing protein, translated as MIEAWELVLHHTYSGTPRVVIDDSPGRQCHGVAINLTDDDFLADGAAPNSGAVRCHPDSMIRVPATKVLNEMSSVRVEVTFICDRPEGGDLVIGDSFGFGIGNGHLSAGWANVAGSFGGYTIGATGPPLAVGQWHTAGYFYDGFLSHGFTQNGQKVSDFRDEIHPLNPVGALRIGNRDVGQTGSPTVRKGFAGRIDDVKVWRLNPHYVDAAFQDRPTDTDTNDCWRQWRRALNAALSDGSECAAVVTDRIARAVAGVMHSAAASDDVAAQWEFAAQRYAEFWQADQLDQIVPVLVDLVSYLRGAGVDPTNDADVIALIHEPCFDEIRRKLPPLDCDQKFVSMLEHLEISL; from the coding sequence TTGATCGAGGCCTGGGAACTCGTCCTGCATCACACGTACAGCGGCACCCCGCGTGTCGTCATCGACGATTCTCCGGGCCGCCAATGCCACGGTGTCGCCATTAATTTGACCGATGACGATTTTCTCGCCGATGGCGCCGCCCCTAACTCGGGCGCGGTGCGATGTCACCCCGACAGCATGATCCGGGTGCCGGCAACCAAAGTGCTCAACGAGATGTCCAGCGTGCGCGTCGAAGTCACGTTCATCTGCGATCGCCCTGAGGGCGGGGACCTGGTAATCGGGGATTCCTTCGGTTTCGGTATTGGGAACGGCCACTTGAGTGCTGGGTGGGCGAACGTGGCCGGATCATTTGGCGGTTACACGATCGGCGCGACGGGCCCCCCACTCGCGGTGGGTCAGTGGCACACGGCGGGCTACTTCTACGACGGATTCTTGTCTCACGGATTCACCCAAAACGGGCAGAAGGTCAGCGATTTCCGTGACGAGATCCACCCGCTGAATCCGGTCGGCGCCCTCCGCATCGGCAATCGCGACGTTGGCCAAACGGGTAGTCCCACTGTTCGAAAAGGCTTCGCAGGCCGCATCGATGACGTCAAGGTATGGCGGCTAAACCCCCACTACGTCGACGCGGCGTTTCAAGACCGACCGACCGACACAGACACCAACGACTGCTGGCGCCAATGGCGACGGGCACTCAACGCCGCACTGAGCGACGGTTCCGAATGCGCTGCCGTGGTGACCGATCGGATTGCCCGGGCGGTGGCGGGCGTCATGCACAGCGCCGCGGCGAGTGACGACGTCGCTGCCCAGTGGGAGTTCGCCGCGCAGCGCTACGCCGAATTCTGGCAGGCAGACCAGCTCGACCAGATCGTGCCCGTGCTCGTCGATCTCGTCAGCTATCTCCGCGGAGCCGGCGTCGATCCGACGAACGACGCCGACGTCATCGCATTGATTCACGAGCCGTGCTTCGACGAGATCCGGCGCAAGCTTCCGCCCCTGGACTGCGATCAGAAGTTCGTGAGCATGCTCGAGCATCTGGAGATTTCCCTGTGA
- the dcd gene encoding dCTP deaminase — protein sequence MLLSDRDLRAEIAAGRLGIDPFDDALVQPSSVDVRLDSLFRVFNNTRYTHIDPAQQQDELTTLVEPAEGEPFVLHPGEFVLGSTLETCTLPEDLAGRLEGKSSLGRLGLLTHSTAGFIDPGFSGHITLELSNVANLPITLWPGMKIGQLCILRLTSPAEHPYGSATVGSKYQGQRGPTPSKSYLNFIRST from the coding sequence GTGCTGCTATCCGATCGCGATCTCAGGGCCGAAATCGCCGCCGGGCGGCTGGGAATCGATCCGTTCGACGACGCCCTGGTCCAACCGTCCAGCGTGGACGTCCGCCTCGACAGCCTGTTCCGGGTGTTCAACAACACCCGCTACACCCACATCGACCCCGCGCAGCAGCAAGACGAGCTGACCACGTTGGTCGAGCCGGCCGAGGGCGAGCCGTTCGTGCTGCACCCGGGCGAGTTCGTGCTCGGGTCGACGCTCGAAACGTGCACGCTGCCCGAGGATCTGGCCGGCCGGCTGGAAGGCAAGTCGTCACTCGGGCGGCTGGGTCTGCTGACCCACTCGACGGCCGGCTTCATCGATCCCGGGTTCAGCGGCCACATCACCCTGGAACTGTCGAACGTCGCCAACCTGCCGATCACCCTGTGGCCCGGCATGAAGATCGGTCAGCTGTGCATCCTGCGGCTGACCAGCCCGGCCGAGCATCCCTATGGCAGCGCGACGGTCGGCTCGAAGTACCAGGGTCAGCGCGGACCGACGCCGTCGAAGTCCTATTTGAATTTCATAAGGTCCACTTAA
- a CDS encoding DUF7159 family protein, translated as MDIVLGVSMAPTSVRMLLVEGENANGVTVEDSTFGIATDDDAATLSAADQVVSAILGTREGASEAGHALTSTGVTWTDPVDAAALHDALATRKVENVMLVSSFMAAAALAQRVGCTVGDAHTALLFLEPDTVTLALVDSADGSITDVHKELMSGGQGVAELAAMVAGLAELETQPQSVFIVGSGVDVAAIKPQLEAVTTLPITAAEEPETALAWGAALASANAPLFASSTAALAYAQDPGTGAVDPYAVSPGYLVAPDVPLGTPLGEEDLAYSAVPDEDAEAHTIEQPALSLEQPDSEHQRGPLVLVGSILAVIFVAAALSLEVALALGIRPSVALLPRPLQNLIIQSPAPAAAPVQASAPAPAVNHMIAPAVVPAPAHAAVPAPPPAAPAPAPPIPAAPVPLPAAPPLPAAPPAPAPAPVVVPLPIPIPVHAPVPVHIPVHAPAPPPVQVPAPPPVQVPAPPPVQVPDPVQPPVHWPAPKPPVHLPDPQQPGQIGPPQGPGSEPGHLPPPAAPPLIPGLPGLGIPGLSPPGGSPQGPSFNPPGNGPGGFGGPGGFGGGNPGLGGGPGGFGGGNPGFGGGPGGFGGGNPGLGGGPGGFGGGHSPGGFGGGGGFGGGGFGHGGFGGGGFGGGGHGGGFGGGHH; from the coding sequence GTGGATATCGTGCTCGGGGTCTCGATGGCCCCCACATCGGTTCGGATGTTGCTGGTCGAAGGCGAAAACGCCAACGGCGTGACGGTCGAGGACTCCACGTTCGGCATCGCGACCGACGATGACGCGGCGACGCTCAGCGCCGCCGATCAGGTGGTGTCGGCGATCCTGGGCACCCGCGAGGGCGCCAGCGAGGCCGGTCATGCTCTGACCTCGACGGGGGTTACGTGGACGGACCCCGTCGACGCGGCCGCGTTGCACGACGCGTTGGCGACCCGCAAGGTCGAGAACGTCATGCTGGTGTCGTCCTTCATGGCCGCCGCCGCGCTTGCGCAGAGGGTTGGTTGCACGGTCGGCGACGCCCATACCGCGTTACTCTTCCTCGAGCCTGACACCGTGACGTTGGCTCTCGTCGACTCCGCCGACGGATCGATCACCGACGTCCACAAAGAGCTGATGTCCGGCGGCCAGGGAGTCGCCGAACTTGCCGCGATGGTGGCTGGTTTGGCTGAGCTCGAGACGCAACCGCAGAGCGTGTTCATCGTCGGTTCCGGTGTGGATGTCGCAGCGATCAAGCCGCAACTGGAGGCGGTGACGACGCTTCCGATCACCGCGGCCGAGGAGCCCGAGACCGCGCTCGCCTGGGGTGCGGCGCTGGCGTCGGCGAACGCTCCGCTGTTCGCTTCGTCGACCGCGGCGTTGGCCTACGCCCAGGACCCCGGCACCGGCGCGGTCGATCCCTACGCCGTGTCGCCGGGATACCTTGTGGCACCTGATGTTCCGCTGGGTACTCCGCTGGGCGAAGAGGACCTCGCCTACAGCGCAGTCCCGGACGAGGACGCCGAGGCTCACACCATCGAACAACCGGCGTTGAGTCTCGAGCAGCCGGACAGCGAACATCAGCGAGGCCCGCTCGTCCTCGTCGGCAGCATCTTGGCGGTGATCTTCGTCGCCGCCGCTCTGTCGTTGGAAGTTGCTTTGGCCCTTGGTATTCGGCCAAGCGTGGCGTTGTTGCCCCGACCGCTGCAAAACCTCATCATCCAGTCTCCAGCACCCGCTGCGGCTCCGGTTCAGGCCAGCGCACCCGCACCGGCGGTCAACCACATGATCGCTCCCGCGGTGGTGCCGGCTCCCGCGCACGCGGCCGTTCCGGCTCCGCCGCCCGCGGCGCCTGCTCCCGCGCCACCCATTCCCGCTGCGCCAGTGCCGCTTCCGGCTGCGCCACCGCTTCCGGCTGCACCTCCAGCGCCCGCTCCTGCGCCGGTGGTCGTCCCGCTGCCCATCCCGATTCCCGTGCACGCGCCCGTTCCGGTCCATATCCCCGTGCACGCTCCGGCACCGCCGCCGGTGCAGGTGCCGGCTCCGCCGCCGGTGCAGGTGCCGGCTCCGCCGCCGGTGCAGGTGCCGGATCCGGTGCAGCCTCCAGTGCATTGGCCGGCGCCGAAACCGCCGGTGCATCTGCCCGATCCACAGCAGCCGGGTCAGATCGGGCCGCCGCAGGGGCCGGGGTCCGAGCCCGGACACCTCCCGCCGCCGGCGGCGCCGCCGCTGATTCCTGGACTGCCGGGACTCGGGATCCCTGGCCTCTCGCCGCCAGGCGGCTCACCGCAGGGACCGTCATTCAATCCACCAGGCAACGGGCCCGGTGGATTCGGCGGTCCGGGCGGTTTTGGCGGGGGTAACCCCGGGTTGGGCGGTGGTCCGGGAGGCTTTGGTGGGGGTAATCCCGGTTTCGGTGGCGGTCCGGGCGGTTTTGGCGGCGGCAATCCCGGCTTGGGCGGTGGTCCGGGAGGCTTTGGCGGCGGTCATAGCCCAGGCGGCTTCGGTGGTGGTGGTGGCTTCGGTGGAGGCGGCTTCGGGCACGGCGGCTTCGGCGGTGGTGGATTCGGTGGAGGCGGCCACGGCGGCGGCTTTGGCGGGGGACACCATTAG
- a CDS encoding DUF7159 family protein produces MAPTTVRVVLVEGENADGATVDEDNIAVAGDEDPATVSGPEQVVSAILGTRESADEAGYALRSTGVTWTDQRAAAELRDALAARKVENVMLVSSFLAAAALAQSLGSATGYARNALLYVEPDIATLAVVNTSDGSIIDVQREQLPDDDDQAVATLVNLVSGADQHDEQPEGLLVVGSGVDIPLIKPALETATSLPLSIPDHPETALARGAALASAHAPLFASSTAAQAYALDPGTGAVSQYAGAPGYLAVAEAAVPSPDAGADALAYSAVADDSGVYTQLGPDAYVGPEQHEDFTTGMYPDFDRLEQEQQSRKPFLVAMGVLLVFVTGVMGLVISLAFSIRPSADTRPSLTHNVVAPARQLPAPAPAAPPAPAAAPVQAPAPAAAPAPAPAAVPAPAPPPAFAPAPAPPPVFAPAPPPPAVVPAPIPIPLGPILPGIPGLAPPPPAWGGPHGDEGWGHGGGGPGWGGPHGGGGWGHGGGGWGHGGGGWGHGGHGH; encoded by the coding sequence ATGGCGCCCACGACGGTCCGCGTAGTGCTGGTCGAGGGGGAGAACGCCGACGGGGCAACCGTCGACGAGGACAACATCGCGGTCGCGGGCGACGAAGACCCGGCAACCGTCAGCGGGCCGGAACAGGTCGTCTCGGCGATCCTTGGTACCCGAGAAAGTGCGGACGAGGCCGGCTACGCGTTGCGCTCGACCGGTGTGACCTGGACCGACCAGCGGGCCGCCGCCGAGCTTCGCGACGCGCTGGCTGCCCGCAAGGTCGAGAACGTGATGCTCGTGTCGTCGTTTCTGGCCGCGGCCGCGCTGGCGCAGTCGCTCGGCAGTGCAACCGGGTACGCGCGCAACGCATTGCTGTATGTCGAGCCGGATATCGCCACCCTGGCCGTCGTCAACACCTCCGACGGTTCGATCATCGACGTGCAGCGTGAGCAGCTGCCCGATGACGACGACCAGGCCGTCGCGACGCTGGTCAACCTGGTCTCCGGCGCCGATCAACATGACGAGCAGCCCGAGGGCCTGCTGGTGGTGGGCTCCGGGGTCGATATCCCGCTGATCAAGCCCGCGTTGGAAACCGCTACCTCGCTGCCGCTGAGCATTCCCGACCACCCTGAGACGGCGCTGGCCCGCGGCGCGGCCCTGGCCTCGGCGCACGCGCCGCTGTTTGCCTCCTCGACCGCCGCGCAGGCCTACGCGCTCGACCCTGGCACCGGTGCGGTGAGCCAGTACGCGGGTGCGCCGGGTTACCTGGCTGTCGCCGAGGCGGCGGTTCCGAGCCCGGACGCAGGCGCCGACGCCCTGGCCTACAGCGCCGTGGCCGACGACTCCGGGGTTTACACGCAGCTCGGCCCCGACGCCTATGTCGGCCCCGAGCAGCATGAAGACTTCACTACCGGGATGTATCCCGACTTCGATCGGCTGGAACAGGAACAGCAGAGCCGCAAGCCGTTCTTGGTGGCTATGGGCGTGCTGCTGGTGTTCGTGACAGGGGTGATGGGCCTGGTGATCTCGCTGGCGTTCAGCATCCGACCGTCGGCCGACACCCGGCCGAGCCTGACTCACAACGTGGTCGCACCGGCTCGGCAGCTCCCTGCTCCGGCGCCCGCTGCGCCGCCGGCGCCCGCGGCTGCACCCGTGCAGGCTCCGGCCCCCGCGGCCGCTCCGGCACCGGCACCCGCGGCGGTCCCGGCTCCCGCGCCGCCGCCGGCATTTGCGCCGGCGCCCGCCCCACCACCGGTCTTTGCGCCCGCCCCGCCGCCGCCGGCGGTGGTGCCGGCCCCGATTCCGATTCCGTTGGGCCCGATCCTTCCCGGCATTCCGGGTCTCGCGCCGCCTCCGCCCGCGTGGGGCGGCCCGCACGGTGACGAAGGCTGGGGTCACGGTGGCGGCGGCCCCGGTTGGGGCGGTCCGCACGGCGGCGGTGGCTGGGGCCACGGCGGTGGCGGATGGGGTCACGGCGGTGGCGGCTGGGGTCACGGCGGCCACGGCCACTAG
- a CDS encoding DUF7159 family protein: MAPTAVRMVLVEGENADGATVDEDGFDVNAADDAPTVKAADQVVSAILGTREGAVDSGYDLRSIGVTWTDPVEAAALRDALAARKVENVMLVSSFMAAAALAQVVGNSVGYSQTGLLFVEPDTATLAVVNSADGSITDVHRQPLTPGGDPTAELAALASGAESLGVRPDGLFLVGSGDVDIAALKPRLEAATGMIVSAPEEPETALARGAALASANAPLFTSSTEALAYAQDPGTGFINPYAVAPGYFDVATDGKTGEQALAYSAVADDDAYTALADDSQAETGLYTGVAEEESDGGRRPLFLVASAVAAIFVVGAAALLVALAVSMRPTAATRPDPGHNAKPAPAAPAAPAPASAPAPAPAAPPPAPEAPAPAPEAPAPEPVVHAPAPAAPAPAPAPEAPAPAPAPVPAAPPPAPAPPPAAPAPAPPPAVVPIPIPIPGVPPVLGGPGQGPWGPGGGGYPGGGGGGYPGGGGGFPGGGGGYPGGGGFPGGGGGHGSGGGGFGGGHGGFGGGGHGGWGH; the protein is encoded by the coding sequence ATGGCACCCACCGCGGTCCGGATGGTTCTCGTCGAGGGCGAAAACGCCGACGGTGCAACGGTCGACGAGGACGGCTTCGACGTCAACGCCGCCGACGACGCACCGACGGTCAAGGCGGCCGATCAAGTGGTGTCCGCGATCCTCGGCACCCGGGAAGGCGCTGTCGACAGCGGCTATGACCTCCGCTCGATCGGTGTGACCTGGACCGATCCGGTCGAGGCCGCCGCGCTGCGGGATGCGTTGGCCGCGCGCAAGGTCGAAAACGTCATGCTCGTGTCGTCGTTCATGGCGGCCGCTGCGTTAGCCCAAGTCGTCGGCAACTCCGTGGGTTACTCCCAAACCGGGCTGCTGTTCGTCGAGCCCGACACCGCGACGCTGGCGGTGGTCAACAGCGCCGACGGGTCGATCACCGATGTACACCGTCAGCCATTGACCCCGGGCGGCGACCCGACGGCCGAACTCGCGGCGCTGGCGTCCGGCGCGGAATCGCTGGGTGTCCGGCCCGATGGGCTGTTCCTGGTCGGGTCGGGCGATGTCGATATTGCCGCGCTCAAGCCGAGGCTGGAGGCAGCGACCGGCATGATCGTCAGTGCCCCCGAGGAGCCCGAGACCGCGCTGGCCCGCGGGGCGGCGCTGGCGTCGGCCAACGCCCCGCTGTTCACCTCGTCGACCGAGGCGCTGGCCTACGCGCAAGACCCCGGCACCGGATTCATCAACCCCTACGCTGTCGCGCCCGGCTACTTCGACGTCGCGACCGACGGCAAAACCGGCGAGCAGGCCCTGGCCTACAGCGCAGTTGCCGACGACGACGCCTATACCGCGCTCGCCGACGACAGCCAAGCGGAAACCGGTCTGTACACCGGGGTCGCCGAAGAGGAGTCCGACGGCGGCCGCCGACCGCTGTTCCTGGTGGCCAGCGCAGTGGCGGCGATTTTCGTGGTGGGCGCCGCGGCTTTGCTGGTCGCGTTGGCGGTTAGCATGCGGCCGACCGCGGCGACCCGGCCCGATCCTGGTCACAACGCCAAGCCGGCTCCCGCAGCACCGGCGGCACCCGCACCGGCGTCCGCTCCGGCGCCGGCCCCGGCCGCCCCCCCGCCGGCACCCGAGGCGCCCGCGCCGGCTCCTGAAGCCCCGGCACCCGAGCCCGTCGTTCATGCGCCCGCGCCGGCGGCACCGGCTCCCGCGCCGGCACCCGAGGCGCCGGCTCCAGCTCCTGCTCCGGTGCCCGCAGCACCGCCGCCCGCCCCCGCGCCGCCCCCGGCGGCACCGGCACCCGCACCGCCACCCGCCGTGGTGCCGATCCCGATCCCGATTCCCGGCGTCCCGCCGGTTCTCGGTGGCCCCGGCCAGGGTCCGTGGGGTCCTGGAGGCGGCGGCTACCCCGGAGGCGGTGGTGGTGGCTACCCGGGTGGTGGCGGCGGCTTCCCCGGAGGCGGTGGTGGCTATCCCGGCGGCGGAGGCTTCCCCGGCGGCGGTGGTGGCCACGGCAGTGGCGGCGGCGGCTTCGGCGGCGGCCACGGAGGCTTTGGTGGCGGAGGTCACGGCGGCTGGGGTCACTGA